A single window of Bordetella genomosp. 11 DNA harbors:
- the tssA gene encoding type VI secretion system protein TssA — protein sequence MEFAEILSTLDPRLPCGEDLEYDADFLRLQQSAAERSEQQFGTTIIPAQAPDWREVEKQALGLLERTRDIRVVSHLSRAWTETRGLPGYADGLTLCADALERYWDAVHPRLDSVGENDPLPRVNALASLGDVQGCGRSARSAALLDGVHGKLSLRDAESILDGSRAQSDAYPGGRSRLVEQLRQAWLAGDPHLAGLVAARRALRRIQDLVAARLGGEWMPDYAAILRGMDIVAQELDDGAPHAGARAEADNEETAADADAGSQPRAAGGTAEATVRWQDAQIHTRDEAMAMLTKVCAYFEIHEPGHPAPYVIRRAQQLIPLSFHDIMRNLAPQGLEQFELLLPRDADGRPAP from the coding sequence ATGGAATTCGCCGAAATACTGAGCACGCTCGATCCTCGGCTACCGTGCGGGGAGGATCTGGAGTACGACGCGGACTTCCTGCGGCTGCAGCAGTCGGCCGCGGAGCGCAGCGAACAACAGTTCGGGACCACCATCATCCCGGCGCAGGCGCCCGATTGGAGGGAAGTCGAAAAGCAGGCGCTGGGCTTGCTCGAGCGCACGCGGGATATCCGCGTCGTCAGCCATCTCTCGCGGGCCTGGACCGAGACGCGCGGGCTGCCCGGCTATGCCGACGGCCTGACCCTGTGCGCCGACGCGCTCGAACGCTATTGGGACGCGGTGCATCCGCGCCTGGACAGCGTGGGCGAGAACGACCCGCTGCCTCGCGTGAATGCGCTGGCGTCGCTGGGAGACGTGCAGGGATGCGGACGCAGCGCGCGTTCCGCCGCCCTGCTCGATGGCGTGCACGGCAAGCTGAGCCTGCGCGACGCGGAGTCCATCCTGGACGGCAGCCGCGCGCAGAGCGACGCCTATCCCGGCGGCCGCTCCCGGCTGGTGGAACAGTTGCGCCAGGCCTGGCTGGCCGGCGATCCGCACCTGGCCGGCCTGGTGGCGGCCCGGCGCGCGCTGCGCCGCATACAGGATCTGGTGGCCGCAAGATTGGGCGGCGAATGGATGCCGGACTACGCGGCCATCCTGCGCGGCATGGATATCGTCGCGCAGGAGCTGGACGATGGCGCCCCGCATGCCGGAGCGCGCGCCGAGGCCGATAACGAAGAAACCGCCGCCGATGCGGATGCGGGGTCGCAGCCACGCGCGGCCGGCGGCACCGCCGAAGCCACCGTGCGCTGGCAGGACGCCCAGATCCATACGCGCGACGAAGCGATGGCCATGCTGACCAAGGTCTGCGCCTATTTTGAAATCCACGAGCCCGGGCATCCGGCGCCCTATGTCATCCGACGGGCGCAACAGCTGATACCGCTGAGCTTCCACGACATCATGCGCAACCTGGCGCCCCAGGGCCTGGAGCAGTTCGAACTGCTGCTGCCCCGGGATGCCGATGGCAGACCCGCGCCCTGA
- the tssB gene encoding type VI secretion system contractile sheath small subunit, with product MATTLKGSGQKFIARNRAPRVQIEYDVEIYGAERKVQLPFVMGVLADLAGRSDTPQPDIAERKFLSIDIDNFDERMKSIRPRAAFQVPNTLTGDGNLNVDITFESIDDFSPATVARKVGALNELLNARTQLANLLTYMDGKTGAEELIGKVLEDPALLNALAAAPKPADPADDSAAKGNDQTRADGDANQ from the coding sequence ATGGCAACCACTCTGAAAGGCAGCGGCCAGAAATTCATCGCGCGCAACCGCGCGCCCCGCGTGCAGATCGAATACGACGTCGAGATCTACGGCGCCGAACGCAAGGTGCAGTTGCCTTTCGTGATGGGCGTGCTGGCCGACCTGGCCGGGCGATCCGATACGCCGCAGCCGGATATCGCCGAACGCAAGTTCCTGAGCATAGACATCGATAACTTCGACGAGCGGATGAAGTCCATCCGGCCGCGCGCGGCGTTCCAGGTGCCCAACACGCTGACCGGCGATGGCAATCTGAACGTGGATATCACCTTCGAGAGCATCGACGATTTTTCGCCCGCCACGGTGGCCCGCAAGGTGGGGGCGCTGAACGAACTGCTCAATGCCCGCACCCAGCTGGCCAACCTGCTGACCTATATGGACGGCAAGACCGGCGCGGAAGAGCTGATCGGCAAGGTGCTGGAGGACCCGGCGCTGCTGAATGCCCTGGCCGCCGCGCCCAAGCCGGCGGACCCGGCGGACGATTCCGCCGCCAAGGGCAACGACCAGACCCGCGCCGACGGCGACGCGAACCAATGA
- the tssE gene encoding type VI secretion system baseplate subunit TssE, giving the protein MGHSDAKALAARDRLQPSLLDRLLDDEPGKREEPRESSMLTHAQLREVVLRDLRWLLNTVNLETTDDLGAHRHAADSVVNYGVRALAGKRMSDIDWIDVEDSIRRAIAAFEPRILDSSVEVRCVTDTGTLEHHNVLSLEIKGMLWCVPHPLEFLFRTDIDLESSHMDLRDLGGY; this is encoded by the coding sequence ATGGGCCATAGCGACGCCAAGGCGCTCGCCGCGCGCGACCGCCTGCAACCCTCGCTGCTCGATCGCCTGCTGGACGACGAACCCGGCAAGCGCGAGGAGCCGCGCGAATCCTCGATGCTGACGCACGCGCAGTTGCGGGAGGTCGTGCTGCGCGACCTGCGCTGGCTGTTGAATACCGTCAACCTGGAGACCACCGACGACCTCGGCGCGCACCGGCATGCCGCCGACTCGGTGGTGAACTACGGCGTGCGCGCGCTGGCCGGCAAGCGCATGTCGGACATCGACTGGATCGACGTCGAGGACTCCATCCGGCGCGCCATCGCCGCCTTCGAGCCGCGCATCCTGGATTCGTCGGTGGAAGTACGCTGCGTGACCGACACCGGCACGCTGGAACACCACAACGTGCTCAGCCTGGAAATCAAGGGCATGCTGTGGTGCGTGCCCCATCCCCTGGAATTCCTGTTCCGCACCGATATCGACCTGGAAAGCAGCCACATGGACCTGCGCGACCTGGGAGGCTATTGA
- a CDS encoding DUF2169 domain-containing protein — MKTVKPFRLSVLTRPYRWQRRDTLGIAVLALAELGDTPRLLPEQELWTLAGEEAGGVLDTGMPKPVPEVLASGYAYTRHQQDPSACAVRLKVEGIVDKPLLVFGDRYWVDGRPDAARPFDAMRLDWTRAYGGPGVAGNPLGRGAVDETVNGVRVRPLPNIESPRERMSSPSQRPEPAGYGALGMDWPQRARHMGSRYDQNWLENDYPGFAPDMDMRFFQSAPVDQWAANPGAALAGAAYEIWNMHPDRQVVRGRLPDWRARCFASLQADGTQLQEVPLALSTAWFFPHRDRVVLIWHGCMPVREDDAADVRFILPALEAAAAPRELAHYESVMARRLDPRRGALYALLDEDLVPRDLCAPWLDSGGGEAPRRPSRRNLRAGAERRHAGARAELLAQGLDPERYLPPLEAEESAPALSDLPERILRMERELEASRRGEGALAQVRADGELDGLAAVAGVDMAGLSSLDPDTPAPAFDPAALRRHLRAARAQPWMRGPGGGSAPDAGGQGRDGDAARADGAGLDAMARSGYLNAAQHFAAPPPMPPHRARRTRSRLQERAAAGRDARGWPLAGADLSGMDLSGMDFRGADLAGADLTDARLDGCDFTGAVLVSARFIRTSARQACFDRANLGKVHGQDADFQGARLGDTRLDEAVLEACALREARIDGGRWFKALLRACDFTDTRWSQWTGMNLILEQCAFVGATFGLCAYMESALQDCDFSSARLTRVGYTKCQFSGLTTFARADVQASAFAGGADLRSARFAGATLRNSSLRGASLDGASFAGATLEACDLSECGLRNADLSGIRAPRSLFVRADFDAASLRGANLIEASLSKATLRDADLEQANLFRADVSQALMDASTRTQGAYTAGVKRFPLRVAERAA, encoded by the coding sequence GTGAAGACCGTCAAGCCATTCCGCCTGAGTGTGCTTACGCGGCCCTATCGCTGGCAGCGCCGCGATACGCTGGGCATCGCCGTGCTGGCTCTCGCCGAACTCGGCGATACGCCGCGCCTGCTGCCCGAGCAGGAACTGTGGACCCTGGCCGGCGAGGAGGCGGGCGGCGTGCTGGATACCGGCATGCCCAAGCCGGTGCCGGAGGTCCTTGCCAGCGGCTACGCCTACACGCGCCATCAGCAGGATCCATCCGCCTGCGCGGTGCGTCTGAAGGTCGAGGGCATCGTCGATAAGCCGCTGCTGGTTTTCGGCGACCGCTATTGGGTGGATGGCCGGCCGGACGCGGCGCGGCCCTTCGATGCGATGCGCCTGGACTGGACCCGTGCCTACGGCGGCCCCGGCGTCGCCGGCAATCCGCTGGGTCGCGGCGCGGTGGACGAGACCGTCAACGGCGTGCGGGTGCGACCGCTGCCCAACATCGAATCGCCGCGCGAGCGCATGTCGAGTCCGTCGCAGCGCCCGGAGCCCGCCGGCTATGGCGCGCTGGGCATGGACTGGCCGCAGCGCGCGCGCCATATGGGCAGCCGCTACGACCAGAACTGGCTGGAGAACGATTACCCTGGCTTCGCGCCCGACATGGATATGCGGTTTTTCCAGTCCGCGCCGGTGGACCAATGGGCCGCCAACCCCGGTGCGGCCCTGGCCGGCGCGGCCTACGAGATCTGGAATATGCACCCGGACCGCCAGGTCGTGCGCGGCCGCCTGCCCGATTGGCGCGCGCGCTGCTTCGCCAGCCTGCAAGCCGACGGCACGCAGTTGCAGGAAGTGCCGCTGGCCTTGTCGACGGCGTGGTTCTTCCCGCACCGCGACCGGGTTGTCCTTATATGGCATGGCTGCATGCCCGTGCGCGAGGACGACGCCGCCGACGTCCGTTTCATCCTGCCGGCGCTGGAGGCAGCCGCCGCGCCGCGCGAGCTCGCGCACTACGAGTCGGTCATGGCGCGCCGCCTGGATCCCCGGCGCGGCGCCTTGTATGCATTGCTGGACGAGGACCTGGTGCCGCGCGATCTATGCGCGCCCTGGCTGGACAGCGGCGGTGGCGAAGCGCCCCGGCGGCCCTCGCGCCGCAACCTGCGGGCCGGCGCCGAGCGCCGCCATGCCGGTGCGCGGGCGGAGCTGCTGGCGCAAGGCCTGGACCCCGAACGCTATCTGCCGCCGCTGGAGGCGGAGGAGAGCGCTCCCGCGCTGTCCGACCTGCCCGAGCGCATCCTGCGCATGGAACGCGAGCTGGAAGCTTCGCGGCGCGGCGAAGGCGCCCTGGCCCAAGTGCGCGCCGATGGCGAACTGGACGGGCTCGCGGCCGTCGCGGGTGTCGACATGGCCGGCCTGAGCAGCCTGGATCCCGATACCCCGGCGCCGGCCTTCGACCCGGCAGCCCTGCGGCGGCATTTGCGCGCGGCGCGCGCGCAGCCCTGGATGCGCGGCCCGGGCGGCGGAAGTGCACCGGACGCCGGCGGGCAGGGAAGGGACGGCGATGCCGCGCGTGCAGACGGTGCCGGCCTCGATGCGATGGCGCGCAGCGGCTATCTGAATGCCGCCCAGCATTTCGCCGCACCGCCCCCCATGCCGCCGCATCGCGCCCGCCGTACCCGCAGCCGCCTGCAGGAACGGGCGGCGGCCGGCCGGGACGCGCGCGGCTGGCCGCTGGCCGGGGCGGACCTCTCCGGCATGGACTTGAGCGGAATGGACTTCCGTGGCGCGGACCTGGCGGGTGCCGACCTGACGGACGCACGCCTGGATGGCTGCGATTTCACCGGCGCGGTGCTGGTGTCGGCGCGATTTATCCGCACCTCCGCCCGGCAGGCCTGTTTCGATCGCGCGAACCTGGGCAAAGTGCACGGCCAGGACGCCGATTTCCAGGGCGCGCGCCTGGGCGATACCCGGCTGGACGAAGCCGTGCTGGAGGCATGCGCGCTGCGCGAGGCGCGCATCGACGGCGGACGCTGGTTCAAGGCGCTGCTGCGCGCCTGCGACTTCACCGATACGCGATGGTCCCAGTGGACCGGTATGAACCTTATCCTCGAACAGTGCGCGTTCGTGGGCGCGACGTTCGGGTTGTGTGCCTACATGGAGAGTGCCTTGCAGGACTGCGATTTCAGCTCGGCCCGCCTGACACGGGTAGGCTATACGAAGTGTCAGTTTTCCGGCCTGACGACATTCGCGCGTGCCGACGTGCAGGCCAGTGCCTTCGCCGGCGGCGCGGACTTGCGGTCCGCCCGCTTCGCGGGCGCCACGCTGCGCAACAGCAGCCTGCGCGGAGCGTCCCTGGATGGCGCGAGCTTCGCCGGCGCGACGCTGGAAGCATGCGATCTGTCGGAGTGCGGATTGCGCAACGCGGACCTGTCGGGCATCCGCGCGCCGCGCAGCCTGTTCGTGCGCGCGGATTTCGATGCCGCGTCGCTGCGCGGGGCGAACCTGATCGAAGCCAGCCTGTCGAAGGCGACGCTGCGCGATGCCGACCTGGAGCAGGCCAATCTGTTCCGCGCCGATGTGTCACAGGCGCTGATGGATGCTTCCACCCGCACGCAGGGGGCCTATACGGCGGGCGTCAAGCGCTTTCCGTTGCGCGTGGCGGAGCGCGCGGCATGA
- the tssC gene encoding type VI secretion system contractile sheath large subunit, with protein MTATAQRAAQRADEALEADDLSVLLKKEFKPKTEQAREAVEHAVRTLAHQALQNSGVGLSSDAYRTIQAIIAEIDRKMSEQINLVMHHADFQQLEGAWRGLHYLVSNTETDELLKISVMCISKQELGRTLKRHKGVGWDQSPIFKRVYEEEYGQFGGEPIGCLVGDYYFDHSPPDVELLGEMGRIAAAAHCPFIAGASPNVMQMDTWQELANPRDLTKIFTNTEYAAWRSLRESEDSRYIGLAMPRFLARLPYGARTNPVDDFDFEEDTDGSNHDRYTWANSAYAMAANINRSFKLYGWCTSIRGVESGGAVENLPCHTFPTDDGGVDMKCPTEIAISDRREAELAKNGFMPLVHRKNTDFAAFIGAQSLQKPHDYYDADAAANAKLSARLPYLFACCRFAHYLKCIVRDKIGSFRERNDMERWLNDWIMNYVDGDPVNSSQETKARKPLAAAEVQVQEVEDNPGYYAAKFFLRPHYQLEGLTVSLRLVSKLPSLKQNEG; from the coding sequence ATGACCGCAACGGCACAACGCGCGGCGCAACGCGCCGATGAAGCGCTGGAGGCGGACGACCTGTCCGTCCTGCTGAAAAAGGAGTTCAAGCCCAAGACCGAACAGGCCCGCGAGGCGGTCGAGCATGCCGTGCGCACCCTGGCGCACCAGGCGCTGCAGAACAGCGGCGTCGGCCTGTCCTCGGATGCCTACCGCACGATCCAGGCGATCATCGCCGAGATCGACCGCAAGATGTCCGAGCAGATCAATCTGGTCATGCATCACGCCGACTTCCAGCAGTTGGAAGGCGCGTGGCGCGGCCTGCACTACCTGGTGTCCAACACCGAGACGGACGAGCTGCTGAAGATCAGCGTGATGTGCATCTCCAAGCAGGAGCTGGGCCGGACGCTCAAGCGCCACAAGGGCGTGGGCTGGGATCAAAGCCCCATCTTCAAGCGCGTGTACGAGGAAGAGTACGGCCAGTTCGGCGGCGAGCCCATCGGCTGCCTGGTGGGCGATTACTACTTCGACCACAGCCCGCCCGACGTCGAACTGCTGGGCGAAATGGGGCGCATCGCCGCCGCGGCCCACTGCCCGTTCATCGCCGGCGCATCGCCGAACGTCATGCAGATGGATACCTGGCAGGAACTGGCCAACCCGCGCGACCTGACCAAGATCTTCACGAATACCGAGTACGCCGCCTGGCGCAGCCTGCGCGAATCCGAGGACTCGCGCTACATCGGCCTGGCCATGCCGCGCTTCCTCGCCCGCCTGCCCTACGGGGCGCGCACCAATCCGGTGGACGACTTCGATTTCGAGGAAGACACCGACGGCTCCAACCACGACCGCTATACCTGGGCCAACTCGGCCTACGCCATGGCGGCCAATATCAACCGCTCCTTCAAGCTGTACGGCTGGTGCACGTCGATACGCGGCGTGGAGTCGGGCGGCGCGGTGGAAAACCTGCCTTGCCATACCTTCCCGACCGATGACGGCGGCGTCGATATGAAGTGCCCGACGGAGATCGCCATCAGCGACCGCCGCGAGGCCGAACTGGCGAAGAACGGCTTCATGCCGCTGGTGCACCGCAAGAACACCGACTTCGCCGCCTTCATCGGCGCCCAGTCGCTGCAAAAGCCGCACGATTACTACGACGCGGACGCCGCCGCCAATGCCAAGCTGTCCGCGCGGCTTCCCTACCTGTTCGCCTGCTGCCGCTTCGCCCACTACCTGAAGTGCATCGTGCGCGACAAGATCGGTTCCTTCCGCGAACGCAACGACATGGAGCGCTGGCTGAACGACTGGATCATGAATTACGTCGATGGGGATCCCGTCAACTCCTCCCAGGAAACCAAGGCGCGCAAGCCCCTGGCCGCCGCCGAAGTCCAGGTGCAGGAGGTCGAGGACAACCCCGGCTACTACGCCGCCAAGTTTTTCCTGCGGCCGCACTATCAGCTCGAAGGGTTGACGGTGTCGCTGCGGCTCGTGTCCAAATTGCCCTCGCTCAAGCAGAACGAGGGCTGA
- a CDS encoding type VI secretion system Vgr family protein — MDRMVDGDRIIKAHTPLPADQLRFRAMHGAETMSQLFEFDVDLVAESYTLDMKALLGKPMSLEIETPGGTPRFLSGEITRCVLVGRDTDGGGYYLYRATLRPWLWYLTQTSDSKIFQNKSVPDVIREVLKDYKYPVEFKLVDSYRTWEYCVQYQETDFAFVSRLMEHEGIYYWFRHEEGKHTLVLADDVTQHEPVPGYEAIPYYGPDRNAVPREDYIYEWELVEQITPGAFATTDYHPLTPAASLEAKRNNPGAHDNGDLEMYEWQGGYTNPEDAEHYTRVRLESLQCQREESRGSCNARGVSPGHLFTLRNHPRQAENREYLVVGAYYRMREASYTTGTGDPATLDIDFVVLPSSVQFRAPRVTPIPRTHGPQTATVVGKQGEEIWTDNLGRVKVQFHWDRYGKKDENSSCWVRVSSPWAGGGFGGIQLPRVNDEVVVDFIGGQPDRPIVIGRVYNANNMPPWNLPDNATQSGFLSRSKNGTPATANAFMFEDRAGAERIWLHAERNLHTEVECDELHHTDGHRNTVIGGNDVKRVLCNRDIDVTGTDKLTVGQSRTVEVTGHEDYTVKASRTVHVKSGLMEEKFDNGLKTTVAASGETREITGPFAETLKTGETITVTAGNAMHDVQAGTLTAQAKGQVVLTSTSAGLEATAPQKIRVESTGGTMDVKSQGAMLVQSTSSTVDVHGNADVTLKTPTAIVLDAPKVKNMAHGQWLSTTPYGLSLAGFKAEIGVSRIALYRTTVMLNLSFTNYSAISNIGALASYRTSGSSYAFDAVKAQQVGLKQSMVGLWSIL, encoded by the coding sequence ATGGACCGCATGGTGGATGGCGATCGGATCATCAAGGCGCATACGCCGCTGCCGGCCGATCAGTTGCGTTTCCGCGCCATGCATGGCGCGGAAACGATGTCGCAGTTGTTCGAGTTCGACGTCGACCTGGTGGCGGAGTCCTACACCCTGGACATGAAGGCACTGCTGGGCAAGCCCATGTCGCTGGAGATCGAAACGCCCGGCGGCACGCCGCGCTTCCTGAGCGGCGAGATCACGCGCTGCGTGCTGGTCGGGCGCGATACCGACGGCGGCGGCTATTACCTGTATCGCGCGACGTTGCGGCCATGGCTGTGGTACCTGACGCAGACCTCGGATAGCAAGATCTTCCAGAATAAAAGCGTGCCCGATGTGATACGCGAGGTGCTCAAGGACTACAAGTACCCGGTCGAATTCAAGCTGGTCGACAGCTATCGCACCTGGGAGTATTGCGTGCAGTACCAGGAGACCGATTTCGCTTTCGTCAGCCGGCTCATGGAGCACGAAGGCATCTATTACTGGTTCCGCCACGAAGAGGGCAAGCACACGCTGGTGCTGGCCGACGACGTGACGCAGCACGAGCCGGTGCCGGGCTACGAGGCCATTCCCTACTACGGGCCCGACCGCAACGCCGTGCCGCGCGAGGACTACATCTACGAATGGGAGCTGGTCGAACAGATCACGCCCGGCGCCTTCGCCACCACCGACTACCATCCCCTGACACCCGCCGCCAGCCTCGAAGCCAAGCGCAACAATCCCGGCGCCCATGACAACGGCGACCTGGAGATGTACGAGTGGCAGGGGGGCTATACCAACCCGGAAGACGCGGAGCACTACACCCGCGTGCGCCTGGAGTCGTTGCAGTGCCAGCGCGAGGAAAGCCGCGGCTCATGCAATGCCCGCGGGGTGTCGCCCGGCCACCTGTTCACGCTGCGCAATCATCCGCGCCAGGCCGAGAACCGCGAGTATCTGGTGGTCGGCGCCTACTACCGCATGCGCGAAGCTTCCTACACCACCGGCACGGGCGATCCCGCCACCCTGGATATCGACTTCGTCGTGCTGCCGTCCTCTGTCCAGTTCCGCGCGCCGCGCGTGACGCCGATCCCGCGCACGCACGGTCCGCAGACGGCAACCGTGGTCGGCAAGCAGGGAGAGGAAATCTGGACGGATAACCTCGGCCGCGTCAAAGTGCAGTTCCATTGGGATCGCTACGGGAAGAAAGACGAGAACAGCTCGTGCTGGGTGCGCGTTTCCAGTCCGTGGGCGGGCGGCGGGTTCGGCGGCATCCAGCTGCCGCGCGTCAACGACGAAGTCGTGGTGGACTTCATCGGCGGCCAGCCGGACCGGCCGATCGTTATCGGCCGCGTCTACAACGCCAACAACATGCCGCCCTGGAATCTGCCCGACAACGCCACCCAGAGCGGCTTCCTGAGCCGATCCAAGAACGGCACGCCCGCCACCGCCAACGCCTTCATGTTCGAGGACCGCGCCGGCGCGGAGCGCATCTGGCTGCATGCGGAGCGCAACCTGCATACCGAGGTCGAATGCGACGAATTGCACCACACCGACGGCCACCGCAACACGGTCATCGGCGGCAATGACGTCAAGCGTGTCCTGTGCAACCGCGATATCGACGTGACCGGTACGGACAAGCTGACGGTCGGCCAGTCCCGTACGGTGGAAGTGACCGGCCACGAGGACTATACCGTCAAGGCGTCGCGCACCGTGCACGTGAAGAGCGGGTTGATGGAAGAGAAGTTCGACAACGGCTTGAAGACCACGGTCGCCGCCAGCGGCGAAACGCGGGAAATCACCGGTCCGTTCGCCGAGACATTGAAAACCGGAGAAACGATCACCGTAACGGCCGGCAATGCCATGCACGACGTGCAGGCCGGCACGCTGACCGCGCAGGCCAAAGGCCAGGTCGTGCTTACGTCCACCAGCGCGGGCCTGGAGGCCACCGCGCCGCAGAAGATCCGCGTCGAGTCCACCGGCGGCACCATGGATGTCAAATCCCAGGGCGCCATGCTGGTGCAATCCACGAGCTCTACCGTGGACGTGCACGGCAATGCCGATGTCACGCTCAAGACGCCGACCGCCATTGTCCTGGACGCGCCCAAGGTCAAGAACATGGCGCATGGGCAATGGCTCAGCACCACCCCCTATGGCCTCTCGCTGGCCGGCTTCAAGGCCGAGATCGGCGTCAGCCGCATCGCGCTGTACAGGACGACCGTCATGTTGAATTTGTCCTTCACCAATTACTCCGCCATCAGCAATATCGGCGCCCTGGCGTCATACCGCACGTCCGGTTCCAGTTATGCCTTCGACGCCGTGAAAGCGCAGCAGGTCGGACTGAAGCAGTCCATGGTCGGCTTGTGGAGCATCCTGTGA
- a CDS encoding type VI secretion system accessory protein TagJ: MTETAVSLHTGSLATHMDTAVARIRRQPGDADARARLFQLLAVQGEWERAVEQLKLSAELNPQAAPTALMYDRAIAAERQREAVLAGQAEPAVPGPRPPWLDCLLQALRHDATDVVRAAALRGQALQEAEPLAGTLEQAGDTGPLRFPWICDGDSRLGPVFEFIQGEHYAWLPFSYLRRIRLLPPETLCDMIWARAEITLADARVLHALVPARYPAPVGRRMADQDERLRLGRLTQWEPLHGETYTGLGQKMWLTDQGEYALLDIRAVEHADGP; the protein is encoded by the coding sequence ATGACCGAGACCGCCGTTTCCCTTCACACAGGCAGCCTTGCGACGCACATGGATACGGCGGTCGCGCGGATCCGCCGCCAACCCGGCGATGCGGATGCGCGCGCCCGGCTGTTCCAGTTGCTGGCCGTGCAGGGCGAATGGGAACGCGCGGTCGAACAGCTCAAGCTGAGCGCCGAACTGAATCCGCAGGCCGCCCCGACGGCCTTGATGTACGACCGCGCGATCGCGGCCGAGCGGCAGCGCGAAGCCGTCCTGGCGGGGCAGGCGGAGCCGGCCGTGCCGGGGCCCCGCCCGCCCTGGCTGGACTGTTTGCTGCAAGCCCTGCGACACGACGCCACGGACGTTGTGCGTGCCGCGGCGCTGCGCGGCCAGGCACTGCAAGAAGCCGAGCCCCTGGCCGGCACGCTGGAACAGGCGGGCGACACCGGGCCGCTGAGATTTCCCTGGATCTGCGACGGCGACAGCCGCCTGGGGCCCGTCTTCGAGTTCATCCAGGGCGAACATTACGCCTGGCTGCCGTTTTCCTATCTGCGCCGGATACGGCTGCTGCCGCCGGAAACGCTGTGCGACATGATCTGGGCGCGTGCCGAGATTACGCTGGCGGACGCGCGCGTGCTGCATGCGCTGGTACCGGCGCGCTACCCGGCGCCCGTGGGCCGCCGCATGGCGGACCAGGACGAGCGCCTGCGCCTGGGACGGCTGACGCAATGGGAGCCGCTGCACGGCGAGACCTACACCGGCCTCGGCCAGAAGATGTGGTTGACGGACCAGGGCGAGTACGCGCTGCTGGATATCCGCGCGGTGGAGCATGCCGATGGGCCATAG
- a CDS encoding Hcp family type VI secretion system effector — protein sequence MAVDIFMKIDGANGESKDANHKDWSDVLSFSWGATQPGNLSSGGGLGAGKASFNDLHVVARIDKAAPAVMKHCASGKHLNMVQLSMCKAGGTQIEYSKITLEDVLVSSVQLSGDGGSDAGVIANFAFQAAKVKQQYWEQTDQGGKGAETLVAWDIKQNKEVG from the coding sequence GTGGCTGTTGATATTTTCATGAAGATCGATGGCGCCAATGGCGAATCGAAGGATGCCAATCACAAGGATTGGTCCGATGTGCTGTCGTTTTCCTGGGGTGCCACCCAGCCCGGCAATCTGTCGAGCGGCGGCGGCCTGGGCGCGGGCAAGGCAAGCTTCAACGACCTGCACGTGGTGGCGCGCATCGACAAGGCCGCCCCGGCGGTGATGAAGCATTGCGCCAGCGGCAAGCACCTGAACATGGTGCAGCTGTCCATGTGCAAGGCCGGCGGCACCCAGATCGAGTATTCCAAGATCACCCTGGAAGACGTGCTGGTCTCCTCCGTGCAATTGTCTGGCGATGGCGGCTCGGACGCGGGCGTGATCGCCAACTTCGCTTTCCAGGCCGCCAAGGTCAAGCAGCAGTACTGGGAGCAGACGGACCAGGGCGGCAAGGGCGCCGAAACGCTGGTCGCCTGGGATATCAAGCAGAACAAGGAAGTCGGCTGA